A region from the Methanocella sp. genome encodes:
- a CDS encoding single-stranded DNA-binding protein produces the protein MDDPIAPIVDDLNRALGIDRDTLEKELKLLIIDFKVPVEEARRSIIKKHSADVAAEVAAEPEGRAVHDPSIKLLKDLRAGDSGVTVLANVVEPRYREITTSRGTTTVINGMLEDSTAKVHFTAWLDLPALFSGKALLAKNVYVNGFHGMPSVNIGERSTLEEFDGSVPGYMTRRCSLAELMEGDGAYDIEVEGDVVSIRPGSGLIERCPICSRVMQKGQCRAHGRSGGVKDLRIKAILDDGTGSLICVFDHTLTRAVLGIELEMALENGTLENPEERLKAALIGFPFVIRGNVTRGEYGRILIATKATRPDEDVGKLARELMVSMR, from the coding sequence ATGGACGATCCAATCGCGCCCATAGTCGATGACCTAAACCGGGCGCTGGGAATAGACAGAGATACTCTGGAAAAAGAGCTGAAGCTGCTTATCATAGATTTTAAAGTGCCCGTGGAAGAGGCCCGCAGGAGCATCATAAAGAAACACTCTGCGGATGTGGCCGCTGAAGTCGCGGCAGAGCCGGAAGGCCGGGCCGTCCACGACCCGTCGATCAAGCTTTTAAAAGATTTGAGGGCAGGTGACTCGGGCGTGACCGTGCTGGCCAACGTGGTCGAGCCAAGGTACCGGGAGATCACGACGTCCCGGGGCACGACGACCGTTATCAACGGCATGCTCGAGGACTCGACGGCGAAAGTGCATTTTACCGCGTGGCTGGACCTTCCCGCACTATTCTCTGGCAAGGCCCTGCTGGCCAAGAACGTGTACGTGAACGGCTTTCACGGCATGCCGAGCGTTAACATCGGCGAGAGGTCTACGCTGGAAGAATTCGATGGAAGCGTGCCGGGATATATGACCAGGCGCTGCAGCCTTGCCGAGCTGATGGAGGGCGATGGCGCCTACGATATCGAGGTCGAAGGCGATGTGGTCTCCATTCGCCCGGGGTCCGGCCTCATCGAGCGCTGCCCTATCTGCAGCCGCGTCATGCAGAAGGGCCAGTGCCGTGCCCACGGCCGCTCAGGGGGCGTGAAGGACCTTCGCATAAAGGCCATCCTGGACGACGGCACAGGCTCGCTAATTTGTGTTTTCGACCATACGCTGACACGTGCGGTTCTCGGCATCGAGCTCGAGATGGCCCTGGAGAACGGCACGCTGGAGAATCCCGAAGAGCGCTTAAAGGCAGCCCTTATCGGCTTTCCGTTCGTCATCCGGGGCAATGTGACCCGCGGCGAGTACGGCAGGATCCTGATCGCGACAAAGGCGACCAGGCCCGACGAGGACGTCGGGAAGCTGGCGCGGGAACTGATGGTGAGCATGCGATGA
- a CDS encoding PKD domain-containing protein, giving the protein MSDGGVAFHASVTSGNAPLTVQFTDDTTGYRSAWTWSFGDGGSTAQNPSHTYNSAGTYDVSLAVSNGSRVIGTETKLAYITVYEPSPSKPVSEFKMNTTTGPAPLTVKFTSLASAGSLSYEWDFGDGTQHSAEPTPVHVYTTPNTYKVSLKVSSPGGSDIKTAQIVVTTPIAQGSSNNMSATAIIAPESKVTSDTPQSQGKLTFSISEDLIQIILTALIAIVIAFMVIYYLTSLSKRAENKGAKNSPGPSERKGHMPAISKKSPGKEAMHDTAIKPAEIPANPAEESITPQDMIDIAELVNARAAVKSAEAVKAPEAVKLPETPPMPAEAAIKSAPVKAPEAVKPPVVVKPPEMPVKPAEPAMKPIPVKAAEVVKPVEKPPEPKKSSAKISDLLKPKAKPEAKDQPAPKPAKKRNDVDKDYIYGLVLGENQDDKDKKNKD; this is encoded by the coding sequence ATGTCGGACGGGGGCGTGGCTTTTCACGCGAGCGTGACATCCGGTAACGCTCCCCTCACCGTCCAGTTCACGGACGATACCACTGGCTACAGGAGCGCGTGGACCTGGAGTTTCGGTGATGGCGGAAGCACGGCGCAGAACCCTTCGCATACGTATAATAGCGCGGGTACGTACGATGTAAGCTTAGCAGTCTCAAACGGCTCTCGTGTCATCGGCACTGAAACGAAACTCGCCTATATAACGGTATATGAACCATCCCCATCGAAGCCCGTATCAGAATTCAAGATGAACACGACCACCGGCCCGGCGCCTCTGACGGTTAAATTCACGAGCCTGGCGTCCGCCGGCTCGCTCTCCTATGAATGGGATTTCGGAGACGGGACACAGCACAGCGCAGAGCCGACCCCCGTGCACGTTTATACGACCCCGAACACTTATAAGGTCAGCCTGAAGGTATCGAGCCCCGGCGGAAGTGACATAAAAACAGCCCAAATCGTCGTGACCACGCCCATCGCTCAGGGCTCGTCAAATAACATGTCGGCAACTGCGATCATTGCGCCCGAATCGAAAGTTACATCGGATACGCCGCAGAGCCAGGGCAAGCTTACATTCTCCATATCAGAGGACCTTATCCAGATCATACTTACGGCGCTCATCGCTATCGTCATCGCCTTCATGGTCATCTATTATTTGACCAGCCTGAGCAAGCGTGCGGAAAATAAGGGGGCGAAGAATTCACCAGGCCCGTCGGAGCGAAAGGGCCATATGCCGGCGATCAGTAAGAAATCCCCCGGCAAAGAAGCCATGCATGATACTGCCATCAAGCCTGCAGAGATACCGGCGAATCCAGCGGAAGAGTCCATCACGCCACAGGATATGATCGACATTGCCGAGCTTGTGAATGCTCGCGCGGCTGTAAAATCCGCTGAGGCCGTAAAGGCTCCCGAAGCGGTTAAGCTTCCCGAGACGCCGCCGATGCCAGCCGAGGCTGCTATAAAATCGGCGCCTGTAAAAGCGCCTGAAGCCGTGAAGCCGCCGGTCGTGGTGAAGCCTCCTGAGATGCCGGTAAAGCCCGCCGAACCCGCAATGAAGCCGATACCGGTAAAAGCGGCCGAAGTCGTGAAGCCCGTCGAAAAGCCGCCCGAGCCGAAGAAATCATCCGCTAAGATTTCGGACCTCCTGAAGCCAAAGGCGAAGCCCGAAGCTAAAGACCAGCCGGCACCGAAGCCTGCGAAAAAGCGCAACGACGTGGATAAGGACTATATCTATGGCCTTGTGCTGGGCGAAAACCAGGACGATAAAGATAAAAAAAATAAGGATTAG
- a CDS encoding molybdopterin-dependent oxidoreductase, producing the protein MDRTKLTAIITMLAILLAMTAISGCTTGTMTVSPTPEATAVPTAAPTTAPVVTPAATAVPTPAATPVPTSTPSTIPYWLGPYPTMSPWTPGNDIYVPTPTADAGYSIYAPWIDQKEQEVGPVILTVTGNVNNPLSLKKIDLKAYSQMTVTATVPKKSGTLTITASGPLLNDILNAASPKSGATKVKFTAADGSYSSTVNLADIRDSPTSIIGLMSDGTLRDILVGNPPFSGSNWVSNLGSIEVI; encoded by the coding sequence ATGGACCGAACGAAATTAACAGCGATCATAACGATGTTAGCGATATTGCTCGCGATGACGGCAATATCGGGATGCACGACTGGGACCATGACGGTCAGCCCGACGCCTGAGGCCACGGCGGTACCGACAGCCGCGCCGACAACTGCCCCCGTGGTGACGCCGGCTGCAACGGCCGTTCCGACACCCGCGGCCACGCCTGTGCCCACGTCTACACCGTCGACAATACCGTACTGGCTCGGGCCGTACCCGACCATGAGCCCGTGGACGCCTGGCAACGATATCTATGTGCCGACTCCGACGGCGGATGCCGGATATTCGATCTATGCGCCGTGGATCGACCAGAAAGAGCAAGAGGTCGGCCCCGTCATTCTCACAGTCACAGGGAACGTGAATAATCCGCTGAGCCTCAAGAAGATCGACTTAAAAGCATACTCACAAATGACCGTGACGGCGACAGTGCCTAAAAAATCCGGCACCCTGACAATAACGGCTTCAGGCCCGCTGCTGAACGATATCCTGAATGCTGCGTCGCCTAAGAGCGGTGCAACGAAAGTAAAATTCACCGCTGCCGATGGCAGCTATAGCTCAACGGTAAATCTCGCCGATATCCGTGATAGTCCCACGTCCATCATAGGCTTAATGTCGGATGGGACACTTCGGGATATCCTTGTTGGCAACCCGCCCTTCTCGGGAAGCAACTGGGTCAGTAATCTGGGATCGATTGAAGTGATATAG